One genomic segment of Coffea arabica cultivar ET-39 chromosome 6e, Coffea Arabica ET-39 HiFi, whole genome shotgun sequence includes these proteins:
- the LOC113696648 gene encoding senescence-specific cysteine protease SAG39-like: MALRFSWKLSLTAVLMLAMMASQATSRSLNEASMTEKHEQWMAQHGRVYKDDAEKADRYKIFKDNVNFIASFNKAGNRPYKLDINQFADLTNEEFRAARNKYKPWKVCESKSFMYENVSAVPASMDWRKKGAVTGVKDQGQCGCCWAFSAVAAMEGINQLTTGKLISLSEQELVDCDTAGEDEGCGGGLMDDAFKFIIKNKGLTTETNYPYQGTDGTCNANKEANHAAKITGYEDVPANSEAALLKAVANQPVSVAIDASGSAFQFYSSGVFTGDCGTELDHGVTAVGYGTSTDGTKYWLVKNSWGTSWGENGYIRMQRDIDAKEGLCGIAMQASYPTGLKC, encoded by the exons ATGGCTTTGAGATTTAGCTGGAAGCTTAGTCTGACTGCAGTCTTAATGCTGGCAATGATGGCTTCTCAAGCCACATCGCGCAGCTTGAATGAAGCCTCAATGACTGAAAAACACGAGCAATGGATGGCTCAGCATGGACGCGTATACAAGGATGACGCAGAGAAGGCGGATAGATATAAGATATTCAAGGATAATGTGAATTTCATAGCGTCTTTCAACAAAGCTGGAAATCGACCTTACAAGTTAGACATCAACCAATTTGCAGATTTGACAAATGAAGAATTCAGGGCAGCTCGAAATAAATATAAACCGTGGAAAGTGTGCGAATCAAAATCATTTATGTATGAAAATGTCAGTGCAGTTCCAGCAAGTATGGACTGGAGAAAGAAAGGAGCTGTTACAGGAGTCAAGGATCAAGGCCAATGCG GATGCTGCTGGGCATTTTCAGCTGTTGCAGCCATGGAAGGAATCAACCAACTCACAACTGGTAAGTTAATCTCATTATCTGAGCAAGAGCTTGTTGATTGTGACACTGCTGGTGAAGATGAAGGCTGCGGTGGAGGACTCATGGACGATGCATTCAAGTTcatcatcaagaacaaaggcCTTACAACCGAAACAAATTACCCATATCAAGGAACTGATGGAACTTGCAATGCAAACAAGGAAGCTAACCATGCTGCAAAGATTACAGGTTACGAAGATGTCCCTGCAAATAGTGAGGCTGCACTTCTGAAGGCTGTGGCCAACCAACCTGTGTCAGTTGCCATTGATGCTAGTGGATCAGCATTCCAGTTCTACTCAAGCGGTGTTTTTACAGGCGATTGTGGGACTGAATTGGACCATGGTGTCACAGCAGTTGGTTATGGTACGAGTACTGATGGCACCAAGTATTGGCTAGTGAAGAATTCTTGGGGAACCAGTTGGGGTGAGAATGGATACATCAGAATGCAGAGAGACATTGATGCCAAGGAAGGACTCTGTGGCATTGCCATGCAAGCTTCTTACCCTACCGGTctaaaatgttga